The following proteins are co-located in the Pseudomonas fluorescens genome:
- a CDS encoding PilN domain-containing protein: MTRINLLPWRQALAERRRKYFLICLLAFAGVALAAVWLADQVIDQAIDRQVTRNNHLTKDVAVQDARIKTIDDLQEQSQQLAARMKVVQDLHESRSASAQLLDQLARAVPDGVHLHEVVARGNTVSVSGSAESSQDIAQLMRRLEASEGAHATRLQQVRAQGQGGGNAFQLMVRQGESTEAQP; encoded by the coding sequence ATGACACGAATCAATCTTTTGCCTTGGCGCCAGGCGCTGGCGGAGCGGCGGCGCAAATACTTCCTGATATGTCTGCTGGCGTTCGCCGGTGTGGCGCTCGCGGCGGTTTGGCTGGCGGACCAGGTCATCGATCAGGCTATAGACCGTCAGGTGACGCGCAACAATCACCTGACTAAAGACGTCGCCGTTCAGGACGCCCGCATCAAGACCATCGACGACTTGCAGGAGCAAAGCCAGCAACTGGCTGCGCGCATGAAGGTCGTTCAGGACCTGCACGAATCCCGCTCGGCCAGCGCCCAGCTGTTGGACCAGTTGGCCCGTGCTGTGCCGGATGGGGTGCATCTGCACGAGGTTGTAGCCAGGGGCAACACCGTGAGTGTCAGCGGCAGTGCCGAATCCAGCCAGGATATCGCCCAGCTGATGCGTCGCCTGGAGGCATCAGAAGGTGCTCACGCCACGCGACTGCAACAGGTACGTGCGCAAGGGCAAGGTGGCGGCAACGCCTTTCAATTGATGGTGCGCCAGGGGGAATCCACCGAGGCCCAGCCATGA
- a CDS encoding pilus assembly protein PilP, which yields MSLPRLDFSTLSHNAAKWPLPGKVLLGCALAGLVWGVGDGWLLTPAGERLHTLEAQEVALQQDLTQKAGLADSLEHRARQEQVMQEAVGGLLRQLPGESDMPGLLDDIARLAAANGLVVEGVTVLDELSLPLFIEEPVQVAVFGAYHDLVTFVSALGGLSQIVTVHDVALRSDGPLVRLELLAKAYRGRLPGGKPERVVEPVAQFVYDATSLRDPFQPPASQAYHAPGQPAPAPDFARKRGVLEGLALDQVEMVGTLSRGTQTFVLLRAASAVHRLAVGDYLGPNHGRVTAIHAGHIELAELFPDEQGAWLQRSRTLVLTINS from the coding sequence ATGAGCCTGCCCAGGCTCGACTTTTCCACGCTCTCTCACAACGCTGCTAAATGGCCCCTGCCGGGCAAGGTTCTGCTGGGCTGTGCGCTGGCAGGTCTGGTGTGGGGGGTGGGCGATGGTTGGTTGCTGACGCCGGCAGGCGAGCGGTTGCACACGTTGGAAGCGCAGGAAGTGGCGCTGCAACAGGACCTCACACAAAAGGCTGGGTTGGCAGACAGTCTTGAGCACCGTGCCCGCCAGGAGCAGGTGATGCAGGAGGCGGTTGGCGGGCTGTTACGACAATTGCCCGGTGAGTCGGATATGCCTGGCTTGCTCGACGACATTGCGCGGCTGGCGGCTGCCAACGGTTTGGTGGTCGAGGGCGTCACGGTCCTCGACGAACTGTCTCTGCCGCTCTTCATCGAGGAACCGGTGCAGGTGGCGGTTTTTGGCGCCTACCATGACCTGGTGACGTTCGTGAGTGCCTTGGGCGGGTTGTCGCAGATCGTCACGGTGCACGATGTTGCGCTTCGCTCTGATGGGCCGTTAGTGCGCCTTGAGCTACTGGCCAAGGCTTATCGCGGCAGGTTGCCTGGCGGCAAGCCTGAGCGCGTTGTCGAGCCGGTGGCGCAATTTGTCTACGATGCGACCTCTTTGCGTGATCCGTTCCAGCCCCCTGCCTCGCAGGCCTATCACGCGCCAGGCCAGCCGGCACCTGCACCGGACTTCGCGCGTAAACGTGGAGTGCTCGAAGGTCTGGCCCTCGATCAAGTCGAAATGGTCGGCACCTTGTCCCGCGGCACACAAACCTTCGTCCTGCTGCGCGCAGCCTCGGCTGTGCACCGCCTGGCGGTGGGTGACTACCTGGGCCCCAACCACGGCCGGGTCACAGCCATTCATGCCGGCCATATCGAGCTGGCCGAGCTGTTCCCGGATGAGCAGGGCGCATGGCTACAGCGCTCGCGAACCCTGGTGTTAACTATCAACTCATAA
- a CDS encoding type IV pilus secretin PilQ — protein sequence MAFAVPNRLDLIQLPPPGSSALSTHYSGDKLTLNFQDIALRAVLQQIADVAGLNLVASDDVQGSITLRLKEVPWDQALELVLQAKGLDKRVKAGVLLVAPAEELAARELLTLEARKQMAELAPLRRELLQVNYAKAADLAKLFQSVTSLEGIPDERGSVAVDERTNNIIAYQTGERLEELRRIVAQLDVPVRQVMIEARIVEANVDYDKSLGVRWGGRLNRGNWGAGGINKPLAEGAEPSESLPSSPFVDMGSLTGTSGLGIAYITDNLLLDLELTAMEKTGNGEIVSQPKVVTSDKETARILKGTEIPYQESTSRGATSVSFKEASLSLEVTPQITPDGWVVMEVKVTKDEPDYLNKLNDVPPIKKNEVNAKVLVKDGETIVIGGVFSNTQSKVVDKVPFLGDVPYLGRLFRRDVLAERKSELLVFLTPRIMNNQAIAVSR from the coding sequence ATGGCTTTTGCTGTGCCCAATCGCCTGGACCTGATCCAGCTGCCACCTCCCGGCAGCTCGGCGTTGAGTACCCACTATTCCGGCGACAAGCTGACCCTCAACTTCCAGGACATCGCTTTGCGCGCTGTATTGCAGCAGATTGCGGATGTCGCCGGGCTTAATCTGGTGGCCAGCGACGATGTGCAAGGCTCCATCACCTTGCGGCTCAAGGAGGTGCCCTGGGATCAGGCACTGGAGCTGGTGTTGCAAGCCAAGGGGTTGGACAAACGTGTGAAAGCCGGTGTGTTGCTGGTGGCGCCGGCCGAAGAGTTGGCCGCACGCGAACTGCTGACACTGGAGGCGCGCAAGCAAATGGCCGAGTTGGCGCCCTTGCGCCGGGAACTGTTGCAGGTCAATTACGCCAAGGCGGCGGACCTGGCCAAATTGTTCCAATCGGTCACCAGCCTGGAAGGCATCCCCGATGAGCGCGGTTCGGTCGCCGTGGATGAACGTACCAACAACATCATCGCCTACCAGACCGGCGAACGGCTCGAAGAGCTGCGGCGGATCGTGGCGCAGCTGGATGTCCCGGTGCGCCAGGTGATGATCGAGGCGCGGATCGTTGAAGCCAATGTCGATTACGACAAAAGCCTTGGCGTGCGCTGGGGTGGGCGCCTCAACCGTGGCAATTGGGGGGCGGGCGGTATCAACAAACCGTTGGCCGAGGGCGCTGAACCGTCGGAAAGCCTGCCCAGCTCGCCGTTTGTCGACATGGGTTCGCTCACCGGTACTTCAGGCCTGGGTATCGCTTATATCACCGACAACCTGCTGCTGGACCTTGAGCTGACGGCCATGGAGAAAACCGGCAACGGTGAAATCGTCTCGCAGCCCAAGGTGGTCACCTCTGACAAGGAAACCGCGCGGATCCTCAAGGGCACCGAGATCCCTTATCAGGAATCCACCTCGCGGGGTGCCACGTCGGTGTCGTTCAAGGAGGCCTCGCTGTCGCTGGAGGTGACGCCACAAATCACCCCTGATGGCTGGGTGGTCATGGAGGTCAAGGTCACCAAGGACGAGCCTGACTATCTGAACAAGCTCAACGACGTGCCGCCGATCAAGAAAAACGAAGTCAACGCCAAGGTGCTGGTCAAGGATGGCGAGACCATCGTCATCGGTGGGGTTTTCTCCAATACCCAAAGCAAAGTGGTAGATAAAGTGCCATTTTTGGGCGATGTGCCGTATCTTGGCCGCCTTTTCCGGCGCGATGTGCTGGCGGAAAGAAAATCCGAGCTGCTGGTATTCCTGACTCCGCGTATTATGAATAACCAGGCGATTGCTGTGAGTCGTTGA
- the aroK gene encoding shikimate kinase AroK, translating to MRNLILVGPMGAGKSTIGRLLAKELRLPFKDSDKEIELRTGANIPWIFDKEGELGFRDREQAMIAELCGCDGVVLATGGGAVMRDENRRALHAGGRVVYLHASVEQQVGRTARDRNRPLLRTADPAKTLRDLLTLRDPLYREIADLVVETDERPPRMVVLDILERLAQLPPR from the coding sequence GTGCGAAATTTGATTCTTGTAGGACCGATGGGGGCTGGAAAAAGCACCATCGGCCGTTTGCTGGCCAAAGAGCTGCGCCTGCCGTTCAAAGATTCCGACAAGGAAATTGAATTGCGCACGGGTGCCAATATCCCATGGATCTTCGATAAGGAAGGCGAGCTGGGCTTTCGCGACCGCGAGCAGGCGATGATTGCCGAGCTGTGCGGCTGCGATGGCGTGGTATTGGCCACCGGCGGCGGCGCCGTCATGCGCGATGAAAACCGCCGGGCACTGCATGCCGGTGGCCGCGTGGTCTATCTGCACGCATCGGTCGAGCAGCAGGTGGGCCGCACCGCCCGCGATCGCAACCGCCCATTGTTGCGCACGGCCGACCCGGCAAAAACGTTGCGGGACTTGCTGACGTTGCGTGATCCGCTTTATCGGGAAATCGCCGATCTGGTGGTGGAAACCGATGAGCGGCCGCCACGAATGGTCGTTCTCGACATTCTTGAACGCCTGGCACAGTTGCCGCCCCGTTAA
- the aroB gene encoding 3-dehydroquinate synthase, which yields MQTLKVDLGERSYPIHIGEGLLDLPELLAPHIAGRQVAIISNETVAPLYLERLSRSLAAYSVISVILPDGEAHKNWETLQLIFDGLLTARHDRRTTVVALGGGVIGDMAGFAAACYQRGVDFIQVPTTLLSQVDSSVGGKTGINHPLGKNMVGAFYQPNVVLIDTATLNTLPPRELSAGLAEVIKYGLICDEPFLTWLEEHMDALRALDQVALTEAISRSCAAKALVVNADERESGVRATLNLGHTFGHAIETHMGYGVWLHGEAVAAGTVMALEMSQRLGWISAQERDRGIRLFQRAGLPVVPPLEMTEADFLEHMAIDKKVIDGRLRLVLLRHMGEAVVTDDYPKEILQATLGADYRALAQLKG from the coding sequence ATGCAGACACTTAAGGTCGATCTAGGCGAGCGCAGCTACCCAATCCATATTGGCGAAGGTTTGTTGGACCTGCCCGAATTGCTCGCTCCGCATATTGCCGGGCGGCAGGTGGCGATCATCTCCAACGAAACGGTCGCGCCGCTGTATCTTGAGCGTCTGAGCCGCAGCCTCGCGGCGTATTCGGTGATCTCAGTGATCTTGCCTGACGGCGAGGCCCACAAGAACTGGGAAACCCTGCAACTGATCTTCGATGGGCTGCTGACTGCGCGCCATGACCGTCGTACCACCGTGGTCGCCTTGGGCGGCGGTGTGATCGGCGACATGGCCGGTTTTGCGGCAGCCTGCTACCAGCGCGGTGTGGACTTTATCCAGGTGCCGACCACCTTGCTTTCCCAGGTCGATTCGTCGGTGGGCGGCAAGACGGGCATCAACCACCCGCTGGGCAAGAACATGGTCGGCGCGTTCTATCAGCCCAATGTCGTGCTGATCGACACCGCCACCCTCAACACGCTGCCGCCGCGCGAGTTGTCGGCGGGGCTGGCAGAAGTCATCAAGTACGGACTGATCTGCGACGAGCCGTTCCTGACCTGGCTCGAAGAACATATGGATGCCCTGCGCGCGCTGGACCAGGTGGCGCTGACTGAAGCGATTTCTCGTTCCTGCGCGGCCAAGGCGCTGGTGGTGAATGCCGATGAGCGGGAGTCCGGTGTACGCGCCACGCTGAACCTGGGCCATACCTTCGGCCATGCGATCGAAACGCACATGGGCTATGGTGTGTGGTTGCATGGGGAAGCCGTAGCGGCTGGCACAGTGATGGCATTGGAAATGTCGCAACGCCTGGGCTGGATCAGTGCCCAGGAGCGGGACCGGGGTATACGCCTGTTCCAGCGCGCCGGCTTGCCGGTCGTTCCACCCTTGGAGATGACCGAGGCGGATTTCCTCGAACATATGGCAATAGACAAGAAAGTGATCGACGGTCGCCTGCGACTGGTGTTGCTGCGCCACATGGGCGAAGCGGTAGTGACCGACGATTATCCGAAAGAGATTTTACAGGCCACGCTGGGAGCGGATTACCGCGCCCTGGCCCAGCTTAAAGGTTAA
- a CDS encoding SPOR domain-containing protein encodes MTSLHADEAFLGHYQLSHDPFAPRVPGFKFFPAQRKPVLGQLHHLARYSQLLLVVTGPLGSGKTLLRQALVASTNKQSVQSVVVSARGAGDAAGVLRQVAQALNVSNAEPNAILKQVVQLGLTGQEVYLLVDDAEQLDESALEALLALAAGTPEGRPHVFLFGESSLIADLEQISGDQELFHVIELQPYEEEETREYLAQRLEGAGAGIELFSASQISDIHESSDGWPGTINQVARDALIEAMIASRSAVKRPKMGFTMPKKHVLAISAVVVVAVAAAWLIPGRSKAPATAGAPTEQAQLPLGKPTPNVEFANSGQPTNLPMVGQPVMRGPLAEAAGGISEGDDGVPVEGSSATPPTVTTTAPPAGVPAGPAATPAAKPTPAPTVATAKPAPVAKPVAPAPVAKPAPAAKPAEKPAAVAKAAAPAAAGSSWYTSQPAGHFVVQILGTSSEANAQAFVKEQGGEYRYFKKVLNGKPLYVITYGSFPSRAAADSAIKALPAKVQAGKPWPRTVASVQQELATTR; translated from the coding sequence ATGACTAGTTTGCATGCCGACGAGGCGTTCCTCGGCCATTACCAGTTAAGCCATGACCCTTTTGCTCCGCGGGTGCCTGGTTTCAAATTTTTCCCTGCCCAGCGCAAGCCGGTGCTTGGCCAATTGCACCATCTGGCGCGCTACAGCCAATTGCTGCTGGTGGTGACCGGCCCGTTGGGCAGTGGCAAAACCCTGCTGCGCCAGGCGCTGGTTGCCAGCACCAACAAGCAATCGGTCCAGAGCGTTGTGGTGTCGGCCCGTGGTGCGGGGGATGCGGCGGGTGTGCTACGCCAGGTGGCTCAGGCGCTGAATGTGTCCAATGCCGAGCCGAACGCGATTCTCAAGCAAGTGGTGCAACTGGGCCTGACCGGGCAAGAAGTGTATTTGCTGGTCGATGACGCCGAACAACTCGACGAGTCTGCCCTGGAAGCGCTGCTGGCGCTGGCGGCGGGCACGCCCGAAGGTCGCCCGCACGTGTTCCTGTTTGGCGAGTCGTCGTTGATCGCCGATCTGGAGCAGATCAGTGGTGATCAGGAGCTGTTTCACGTCATCGAATTACAACCGTACGAAGAGGAAGAAACCCGCGAATACCTGGCTCAACGCCTTGAAGGCGCCGGGGCCGGTATCGAACTTTTCTCCGCTTCGCAGATCTCTGATATTCACGAAAGCTCCGACGGCTGGCCTGGCACCATCAACCAGGTTGCCCGGGATGCCTTGATCGAAGCCATGATTGCAAGCCGCTCTGCGGTTAAGCGTCCAAAGATGGGGTTTACTATGCCTAAGAAGCACGTATTGGCTATTTCCGCCGTTGTCGTGGTCGCTGTTGCCGCCGCCTGGTTGATTCCGGGCCGCAGCAAGGCACCCGCCACCGCCGGTGCGCCAACCGAACAGGCGCAGTTGCCACTGGGCAAACCCACGCCAAATGTCGAATTCGCCAACTCCGGCCAGCCGACCAACCTGCCGATGGTGGGTCAGCCGGTGATGCGCGGCCCGCTGGCCGAAGCCGCCGGTGGTATTTCCGAAGGCGATGACGGTGTGCCGGTGGAAGGCTCCAGCGCCACGCCGCCAACCGTGACCACGACTGCGCCGCCTGCAGGCGTGCCAGCGGGCCCGGCAGCCACTCCAGCGGCCAAGCCGACCCCGGCACCGACCGTCGCTACCGCCAAGCCAGCTCCGGTTGCCAAGCCAGTCGCGCCTGCGCCAGTGGCCAAGCCGGCGCCAGCCGCCAAGCCCGCTGAGAAACCTGCCGCCGTTGCCAAAGCGGCTGCGCCTGCCGCCGCGGGCAGCAGCTGGTACACCAGCCAGCCGGCCGGCCACTTCGTGGTGCAGATCCTCGGTACCAGTTCCGAAGCCAACGCTCAGGCCTTCGTGAAAGAGCAGGGCGGCGAGTACCGTTATTTCAAGAAAGTGCTCAACGGCAAGCCTCTCTACGTGATCACTTACGGCAGCTTCCCAAGCCGTGCAGCAGCTGATTCCGCGATCAAAGCCTTGCCAGCGAAGGTTCAGGCTGGTAAACCTTGGCCTCGCACTGTTGCCAGCGTTCAACAAGAACTCGCAACAACTCGCTGA
- the gltB gene encoding glutamate synthase large subunit, with amino-acid sequence MKAGLYQPDEFKDNCGFGLIAHMQGEPSHTLLQTAIEALTCMTHRGGINADGKTGDGCGLLIQKPDQFLRAVAKEQFAVDLPKQYAVGMVFFNQDPVKAEAARENMNREIVAAGLQLVGWRKVPIDTSVLGRLALERLPQIEQVFIAGDGLSDQDMAIKLFTSRRRSSVSNAADTDHYICSFSHKTIIYKGLMMPADLTAFYPDLSDERLQTAICVFHQRFSTNTLPKWPLAQPFRFLAHNGEINTITGNRNWAVARRTKFANDLMDLEELGPLVNRVGSDSSSMDNMLELMVTGGIDLFRGVRMIIPPAWQNVETMDPDLRAFYEYNSMHMEPWDGPAGVVMTDGRYAVCLLDRNGLRPARWVTTTNGFITLASEIGVWDYKPEDVIAKGRVGPGQILAVDTETGQILDTDAIDNRLKSRHPYKQWLRKNALRIQATMEDNDHGSAFYDVDQLKQYMKMYQVTFEERDQVLRPLGEQGYEAVGSMGDDTPMAVLSQRVRTPYDYFRQQFAQVTNPPIDPLREAIVMSLEVCLGAERNIFQESPEHASRVILSSPVVSPAKWRSLMTLERPGFDRQIIDLNYDESLGLEAAVRNVADQAEEAVRAGRTQIVLTDRHIAPGKLPIHASLATGAVHHRLTEKGLRCDSNILVETATARDPHHFAVLIGFGASAVYPFLAYEVLGDLIRTGEVLGDLYEVFKNYRKGITKGLLKILSKMGISTVTSYRGAQLFEAIGLSEEVCDLSFRGVPSRIKGARFVDIEAEQKALAAEAWSARKPIQQGGLLKFVHGGEYHAYNPDVVSTLQAAVQQGDYAKFKEYTALVDNRPVSMIRDMFKVKTLDTPLAISEIEPLESILKRFDSAGISLGALSPEAHEALAEAMNRLGARSNSGEGGEDPARYGTIKSSKIKQVATGRFGVTPEYLVNAEVLQIKVAQGAKPGEGGQLPGGKVNGLIAKLRYAVPGVTLISPPPHHDIYSIEDLSQLIFDLKQVNPQALVSVKLVAEAGVGTIAAGVAKAYADLITISGYDGGTGASPLTSIKYAGAPWELGLAETHQTLRGNDLRGKVRVQTDGGLKTGLDVIKAAILGAESFGFGTAPMIALGCKYLRICHLNNCATGVATQNEKLRKDHYIGTVDMVVNFFTYVAEETREWLAKLGVRSLEELIGRTDLLDILEGQTAKQQHLDLTPLLGSDHIPADKPQFCQVDRNPPFDKGLLAEKMVDMASASINDASGGDFALDICNCDRSIGARISGEIARKHGNQGMAKAPITFRFNGTAGQSFGVWNAGGLHMYLEGDANDYVGKGMTGGKLVIVPPKGSIYKTQDSAIIGNTCLYGATGGKLFAAGTAGERFAVRNSGAHTVVEGTGDHCCEYMTGGFVAVLGKTGYNFGSGMTGGFAYVLDQDNTFVDKVNHELVEIQRISGEAMESYRNHLQHVLDEYVEETGSEWGRNLAENLDDYLRRFWLVKPKAANLKSLLSSIRANPQ; translated from the coding sequence ATGAAAGCAGGTCTGTACCAACCCGATGAATTCAAGGATAACTGCGGTTTTGGCCTGATAGCCCATATGCAGGGCGAGCCCAGTCATACCCTTTTGCAAACGGCCATCGAGGCCCTGACCTGCATGACCCACCGCGGTGGGATCAACGCCGACGGCAAAACCGGTGACGGTTGCGGCTTGCTGATTCAAAAGCCCGACCAGTTCCTGCGTGCTGTCGCAAAAGAACAATTTGCTGTCGACCTGCCCAAGCAGTACGCCGTGGGCATGGTGTTCTTCAACCAGGACCCGGTCAAAGCCGAAGCCGCTCGCGAGAACATGAACCGCGAGATCGTGGCTGCCGGCCTGCAACTGGTGGGCTGGCGCAAAGTGCCGATCGACACCAGCGTGCTCGGCCGTCTGGCCCTGGAGCGCCTGCCACAGATCGAACAAGTGTTCATCGCCGGCGATGGCCTGAGCGATCAGGACATGGCGATCAAGCTGTTCACCTCGCGTCGTCGCTCGTCGGTGTCCAACGCCGCCGATACTGACCACTACATCTGCAGCTTTTCGCACAAGACCATCATTTATAAAGGCCTGATGATGCCGGCGGATTTGACCGCCTTCTATCCAGACCTGAGCGACGAGCGCCTGCAAACCGCAATCTGCGTGTTCCACCAGCGCTTCTCCACCAACACCTTGCCGAAATGGCCGCTGGCTCAGCCATTCCGCTTCCTCGCCCATAACGGCGAGATCAACACCATCACGGGTAACCGCAACTGGGCCGTGGCCCGTCGCACCAAGTTCGCCAACGACTTGATGGACCTCGAAGAGCTCGGCCCGCTGGTCAACCGCGTGGGCTCCGACTCCTCCAGCATGGACAACATGCTCGAGCTGATGGTCACCGGCGGCATCGACCTGTTCCGTGGCGTGCGCATGATCATTCCGCCAGCGTGGCAGAACGTCGAAACCATGGACCCGGATCTGCGTGCGTTCTACGAGTACAACTCGATGCACATGGAGCCGTGGGACGGCCCGGCCGGTGTGGTCATGACCGACGGCCGCTACGCGGTGTGCCTGCTCGACCGTAACGGTCTGCGCCCGGCGCGTTGGGTCACCACGACCAACGGTTTCATCACCCTCGCGTCGGAAATCGGCGTATGGGACTACAAGCCTGAAGATGTCATCGCCAAAGGCCGTGTCGGCCCTGGCCAGATCCTGGCGGTGGACACCGAAACCGGGCAGATCCTCGACACCGATGCGATCGACAACCGCTTGAAGTCGCGTCACCCGTACAAGCAATGGCTGCGCAAGAACGCCCTGCGCATCCAGGCGACCATGGAAGACAACGACCACGGTTCGGCTTTCTATGACGTCGACCAGCTCAAGCAGTACATGAAGATGTACCAGGTCACGTTCGAAGAGCGCGACCAGGTGCTGCGTCCGCTCGGCGAACAAGGCTACGAGGCCGTCGGCTCCATGGGCGATGACACGCCAATGGCCGTGCTGTCCCAGCGCGTGCGCACGCCGTACGACTATTTCCGCCAGCAGTTCGCCCAGGTGACCAACCCGCCGATCGACCCGCTGCGCGAAGCCATCGTGATGTCGCTGGAAGTGTGCCTCGGTGCCGAGCGCAACATCTTCCAGGAATCGCCTGAGCACGCTTCCCGCGTCATTCTCAGTTCGCCGGTGGTTTCCCCGGCCAAATGGCGCTCGTTGATGACCCTGGAGCGCCCAGGCTTCGACCGCCAGATCATCGACCTGAACTACGACGAGAGCCTCGGCCTTGAAGCCGCTGTGCGTAACGTCGCCGATCAGGCCGAAGAAGCTGTGCGCGCCGGTCGTACCCAGATCGTGCTGACCGACCGCCACATCGCGCCAGGCAAACTGCCGATCCACGCTTCGCTGGCCACGGGTGCTGTGCACCACCGCCTGACCGAAAAAGGCCTGCGCTGCGACTCCAACATCCTCGTCGAAACCGCCACTGCCCGCGACCCGCATCACTTTGCGGTGCTGATCGGTTTTGGCGCCTCGGCGGTGTACCCGTTCCTTGCGTACGAAGTGCTGGGCGACCTGATCCGCACCGGTGAAGTGCTGGGCGACCTCTATGAGGTGTTCAAGAACTACCGCAAGGGCATTACCAAGGGCCTGTTGAAGATCCTGTCGAAGATGGGCATCTCCACCGTCACCTCGTACCGTGGCGCTCAATTGTTCGAAGCCATCGGTCTCTCCGAAGAGGTCTGCGACCTGAGTTTCCGGGGTGTGCCGAGCCGCATCAAAGGCGCGCGTTTCGTCGATATCGAAGCCGAACAGAAAGCCCTGGCGGCCGAAGCCTGGAGCGCGCGCAAGCCGATCCAGCAAGGCGGCCTGCTCAAGTTCGTCCACGGTGGCGAATATCACGCGTACAACCCGGATGTGGTCAGCACCCTGCAAGCCGCTGTGCAGCAGGGCGACTACGCCAAGTTCAAGGAATACACCGCGCTGGTGGATAACCGCCCGGTGTCGATGATCCGCGATATGTTCAAGGTGAAAACCCTGGACACGCCGCTGGCGATCAGCGAAATCGAACCACTGGAATCGATCCTCAAGCGTTTCGACTCCGCCGGTATCTCCCTGGGCGCTTTGTCGCCTGAGGCCCACGAAGCCCTGGCCGAAGCCATGAACCGCCTGGGTGCGCGTTCCAACTCCGGCGAAGGCGGTGAAGACCCGGCGCGCTACGGCACCATCAAGAGCTCGAAAATCAAGCAAGTGGCGACGGGTCGTTTCGGTGTAACCCCGGAATACCTGGTTAACGCTGAAGTGCTGCAGATCAAAGTCGCCCAGGGCGCCAAGCCCGGTGAGGGCGGCCAACTGCCAGGCGGCAAGGTCAACGGCCTGATCGCCAAGCTGCGTTATGCAGTGCCGGGCGTGACGCTGATTTCGCCGCCGCCGCACCACGACATCTACTCCATCGAGGATTTGTCGCAGCTGATTTTCGACTTGAAACAAGTCAACCCGCAGGCCCTGGTCTCGGTGAAACTGGTCGCAGAAGCCGGCGTAGGCACCATCGCCGCCGGTGTGGCCAAGGCCTATGCCGACCTGATCACCATCTCCGGCTACGACGGCGGCACCGGCGCCTCGCCGCTGACCTCCATCAAGTACGCCGGCGCGCCGTGGGAACTGGGCCTGGCTGAAACTCACCAGACCCTGCGCGGCAATGACCTGCGCGGCAAAGTCCGGGTGCAGACCGACGGTGGCCTGAAAACCGGCCTCGACGTGATCAAGGCCGCGATCCTCGGCGCCGAAAGCTTTGGCTTCGGGACTGCGCCAATGATCGCCCTGGGCTGCAAATACCTGCGCATCTGCCACCTGAACAACTGCGCCACCGGCGTCGCGACGCAGAACGAGAAGCTGCGCAAAGACCACTACATCGGCACCGTCGACATGGTGGTGAATTTCTTCACCTACGTCGCCGAAGAAACCCGTGAGTGGCTGGCCAAGCTGGGCGTGCGTTCGCTGGAAGAGTTGATCGGGCGTACCGATTTGCTCGACATCCTCGAAGGCCAGACCGCCAAGCAACAGCACCTGGACCTGACGCCGCTGTTGGGCAGCGACCATATCCCGGCAGACAAGCCACAATTCTGCCAGGTGGATCGCAACCCACCGTTCGACAAAGGCCTGCTTGCCGAGAAGATGGTCGACATGGCCAGCGCGTCGATCAACGACGCCAGCGGTGGCGACTTCGCTCTGGATATCTGCAACTGCGACCGTTCCATCGGCGCACGCATCTCCGGTGAAATCGCGCGCAAGCACGGCAACCAGGGCATGGCCAAGGCGCCGATCACCTTCCGTTTCAACGGCACTGCCGGCCAGAGCTTCGGCGTGTGGAACGCCGGTGGCCTGCACATGTACCTGGAAGGTGACGCCAACGACTACGTGGGCAAGGGCATGACCGGCGGCAAGCTGGTGATCGTTCCGCCTAAAGGCAGCATCTACAAGACCCAGGACAGTGCCATCATCGGCAACACCTGCTTGTACGGCGCTACCGGTGGCAAGCTGTTCGCCGCCGGTACTGCCGGTGAGCGTTTCGCCGTGCGTAACTCCGGTGCCCACACCGTGGTGGAAGGCACCGGCGATCACTGCTGTGAGTACATGACCGGTGGCTTTGTCGCGGTACTGGGCAAGACCGGTTACAACTTCGGTTCGGGCATGACCGGCGGTTTCGCCTACGTGCTGGACCAGGACAACACCTTCGTCGACAAGGTCAACCACGAGTTGGTCGAGATCCAGCGGATCAGCGGCGAAGCCATGGAGTCCTACCGGAACCACTTGCAGCACGTGCTGGACGAGTATGTCGAGGAGACCGGCAGCGAATGGGGTCGTAACCTCGCCGAAAACCTCGATGATTACCTGCGTCGTTTCTGGCTGGTCAAGCCCAAGGCTGCCAACCTGAAATCGTTGCTTTCCAGCATCCGTGCCAACCCGCAGTGA